In the genome of Shewanella glacialimarina, one region contains:
- the def gene encoding peptide deformylase, with protein sequence MPDAILLPIAVTGENILTITAEKVTLFDQSIQLLAANMLATMTAANGVGIAAPQVFSTIAMFIMASRPNERYPTAPTMTPIVVINPTILAASELMESADEGCLSIPGQRINIWRHADIKVQYQQLNGNLVTQNLTGFIARIFQHEFDHLQGITLLERSLMSEQTKQNAYI encoded by the coding sequence ATGCCTGATGCTATTTTATTGCCAATAGCTGTTACGGGGGAAAATATTTTAACCATAACAGCTGAAAAAGTGACCCTATTTGATCAGTCTATTCAATTATTAGCCGCCAATATGCTGGCAACCATGACGGCTGCAAACGGGGTAGGTATTGCCGCACCACAGGTTTTTAGCACTATAGCGATGTTTATTATGGCCTCAAGACCTAATGAACGTTATCCCACCGCACCAACTATGACCCCTATTGTGGTAATTAACCCGACTATATTGGCCGCCTCTGAGTTGATGGAATCTGCCGATGAAGGTTGTCTATCTATACCAGGGCAGCGAATTAATATTTGGCGTCATGCGGATATTAAAGTGCAATATCAACAACTAAATGGTAATTTGGTGACTCAAAATTTAACTGGGTTTATTGCGCGTATTTTTCAACATGAATTTGACCATCTTCAGGGCATTACCTTGCTTGAGCGAAGCCTAATGAGCGAACAAACTAAGCAAAATGCGTATATTTAA
- the fkpA gene encoding FKBP-type peptidyl-prolyl cis-trans isomerase, which translates to MKSIYKLSLVALAVVGLTACNQEEAVAKKVELTTEAQKEAYSVGASIGKYMSGHIKEQEELGFAVDRTLIIQGFSDGLVDTTDLTEEEMQTVLQGLDQKLNDKRLEQAETLAAKAIEEGQKFLSDNKAKEGVVTTESGLQYEVLTAGEGDKPAAEDTVEVHYRGTLTDGTEFDSSYTRGEPAKFPLNRVIPGWTEGVQLMSVGAKYKFVIPAELAYGDRDTGTIPANSTLVFEVELISIEKAPAEAAAK; encoded by the coding sequence ATGAAATCAATTTATAAATTATCGTTAGTTGCATTAGCCGTTGTTGGTCTAACTGCATGTAACCAGGAAGAAGCTGTAGCGAAAAAAGTTGAGCTTACAACTGAAGCTCAAAAAGAAGCTTACAGTGTGGGTGCATCTATCGGTAAGTACATGTCTGGCCATATCAAAGAACAAGAAGAGCTTGGTTTTGCTGTTGATCGTACTTTGATCATCCAAGGCTTTAGTGATGGTTTAGTCGATACTACTGACTTGACCGAAGAAGAAATGCAAACGGTTTTACAAGGTCTAGACCAAAAATTAAATGACAAGCGTTTAGAGCAAGCTGAAACTTTAGCAGCTAAAGCGATTGAAGAAGGTCAGAAGTTTCTAAGTGATAACAAAGCTAAAGAAGGCGTTGTAACGACTGAATCTGGCTTACAGTATGAAGTATTAACTGCAGGTGAAGGCGATAAGCCTGCTGCTGAAGATACAGTAGAAGTGCATTATCGTGGCACATTAACCGACGGTACTGAGTTTGATAGCTCATACACTCGTGGCGAGCCTGCAAAATTCCCGCTTAACCGCGTAATTCCAGGTTGGACCGAAGGCGTTCAGTTAATGTCTGTTGGTGCAAAATACAAGTTTGTTATTCCAGCTGAATTAGCTTATGGCGATCGTGATACTGGTACTATTCCAGCTAACTCGACATTAGTGTTTGAAGTTGAATTAATTTCAATTGAAAAAGCTCCTGCTGAAGCGGCTGCAAAATAA
- a CDS encoding YacL family protein, which produces MEFEFRRNRLDDTVFASFSMDHEVFGRWFAEELGADVTRAQQVLTHITQLIAGVNTQWRDIGNDLTLDADIEQVRIFVNAIDFDEEHNLEDGMSLYDAESEGYCGLEDFEKALKSWLVFIQE; this is translated from the coding sequence ATGGAATTCGAATTTCGACGTAATCGTCTAGATGACACTGTATTTGCCAGTTTCAGCATGGATCATGAAGTGTTTGGTCGCTGGTTTGCCGAAGAGTTAGGCGCTGATGTGACCCGTGCTCAGCAAGTGCTGACTCACATTACCCAATTAATCGCTGGGGTTAACACCCAATGGCGGGATATTGGTAATGATTTAACCCTTGATGCCGACATTGAGCAGGTACGTATTTTTGTTAACGCGATTGATTTTGACGAAGAGCATAATCTTGAAGACGGTATGTCCTTATATGATGCTGAATCAGAGGGGTATTGTGGCCTGGAAGACTTTGAAAAAGCGCTTAAAAGCTGGTTGGTATTTATTCAAGAATAA
- the narQ gene encoding nitrate/nitrite two-component system sensor histidine kinase NarQ, with protein MLTRGSLTSTILGVMLVLILLSSSLAVYSIINLSFSIGDARAINASGSLRMQSYRLLLSANTENDQVNAKIEEFENTLNSNELQNSLAWYSPKILSKQYLLVIDKWQLMRSYAETGETKLYSEALTDFVDTVDTLVLEIERFSADKLRLLVLSQVIGLTLMLIVAAIAVVFTRRRVVKPLQLLMDSAITISQGNFDVDMPKTDYIELTALSNALKKTASELSNLYQDLEQQVSDKTLALTRANNELYFLYDNLIMLHSDRLDYKALKSALDQLQIFEKLDFLRLVIEHEDQSQDVIEASKGWPSTPQNSVCFPLQLEQTRQGYLEVISTHKLNNPLFINFAVMLARSITIHNATEQRQQLALMEERAVIARELHDSLGQLLSFLKIQVSLLRKKLPDSCRNEAVEQQISEINDGVSFAYAQLRELLSTFRLTIKEPNLNHALEVMLDQLRPQTDIQLSLQYTLSAHLLEAKQHIHILHLTREATLNAIKHANAKYIVIDCYLTSSAIINITISDDGMGVSHLKERDQHFGIGIMHERASKLNGQLSFSANTTGGTTVTLSFPPQQEPLNG; from the coding sequence ATGTTAACACGCGGTAGTTTAACCTCTACGATACTGGGGGTCATGTTGGTGCTTATTTTGCTTTCTTCAAGTTTAGCTGTGTACTCAATTATCAATTTATCATTCAGTATTGGTGATGCACGTGCAATTAACGCCTCAGGTTCATTACGTATGCAAAGTTATCGACTATTACTGTCTGCCAACACAGAAAATGACCAAGTGAACGCCAAAATTGAAGAGTTTGAAAACACCCTCAACTCAAACGAACTGCAAAATTCCCTCGCGTGGTACAGCCCAAAAATCTTATCAAAACAGTACTTATTAGTGATAGATAAATGGCAGTTAATGAGAAGCTATGCAGAAACCGGTGAAACCAAGCTTTATAGTGAAGCGTTAACCGATTTTGTTGATACCGTCGACACTCTGGTATTAGAAATAGAACGTTTTTCCGCCGATAAATTGAGATTATTGGTACTTAGTCAAGTTATTGGATTAACATTAATGTTAATCGTTGCCGCTATTGCCGTTGTGTTTACCCGCAGGCGAGTGGTAAAACCGCTGCAATTATTAATGGATAGTGCAATTACTATTTCACAAGGTAATTTCGATGTCGATATGCCTAAAACGGATTACATAGAGCTAACGGCATTAAGTAATGCACTGAAAAAAACGGCCTCAGAATTATCAAATTTATATCAAGATCTTGAACAACAGGTATCTGATAAAACCTTAGCGCTAACACGTGCCAACAATGAACTCTATTTCTTATATGATAACTTGATTATGTTGCATTCAGACAGGCTTGACTACAAAGCACTAAAGTCAGCGTTAGATCAACTGCAAATATTTGAAAAATTAGACTTTTTAAGATTAGTCATTGAACATGAAGACCAATCTCAAGACGTTATTGAGGCCAGTAAAGGTTGGCCTTCGACACCTCAAAATAGCGTGTGTTTTCCGCTGCAATTAGAGCAAACCCGCCAGGGCTATTTAGAAGTCATTTCCACACATAAGCTCAATAATCCCTTATTTATTAATTTTGCGGTGATGCTAGCACGTTCAATTACGATACATAATGCGACTGAACAAAGGCAACAACTCGCGCTAATGGAAGAGCGCGCTGTGATTGCCCGTGAGTTACATGATTCTTTAGGGCAGTTATTGTCATTTTTAAAAATTCAGGTCAGTTTACTGCGTAAAAAATTACCTGACAGTTGCCGTAATGAAGCAGTAGAACAGCAAATCAGTGAAATTAATGATGGCGTCAGCTTTGCCTATGCCCAACTGCGGGAATTATTATCGACTTTTCGCTTAACCATTAAAGAGCCTAATTTAAACCACGCCTTAGAAGTCATGCTTGACCAATTAAGGCCCCAAACAGATATTCAGCTGAGTTTACAATACACACTATCAGCGCATTTACTTGAAGCCAAACAACATATTCATATTTTACATTTAACCCGTGAGGCCACGTTAAATGCAATTAAACACGCCAATGCAAAATATATCGTGATAGATTGTTACTTAACATCATCAGCAATAATTAACATCACTATTTCAGATGACGGCATGGGTGTGTCACATTTAAAAGAGCGTGATCAACACTTTGGCATTGGTATAATGCATGAGCGTGCCAGCAAATTAAATGGCCAACTGTCCTTTAGTGCTAACACTACTGGCGGCACCACGGTAACACTTAGTTTTCCACCACAGCAGGAGCCTTTAAATGGGTAA
- the lpoB gene encoding penicillin-binding protein activator LpoB, giving the protein MKPMKLIFVLAAVLGLAACQSKVEYGDATEVETVNENFGSTDLQAIAAKMVDSMMTFPPVVVMTQNNRPIIFVDKIKNKTSEHIDTESVTDTISNKLLRSGKFRFIDMTKVDAVRKQLDYQNNAGMVDPTTAIKFGRQIGAQFMLYGNLSSIVKQDGSTKDVYYKMTMRLMDLETGLIEWSDEKEIRKTKSKSFLGM; this is encoded by the coding sequence ATGAAACCAATGAAACTAATATTTGTTCTTGCCGCAGTGTTGGGGTTAGCCGCTTGTCAATCCAAAGTGGAATATGGCGACGCTACAGAAGTCGAAACCGTTAACGAAAACTTCGGCTCTACTGATTTACAAGCTATTGCGGCTAAAATGGTTGATAGCATGATGACCTTTCCACCGGTTGTGGTGATGACTCAAAATAACCGTCCAATTATTTTTGTCGACAAAATTAAAAACAAAACCTCTGAACATATCGATACTGAGTCAGTCACCGATACCATTAGCAACAAGTTACTTCGCTCTGGTAAGTTTCGTTTTATTGACATGACCAAGGTAGATGCCGTTCGCAAACAGCTCGATTATCAAAACAATGCGGGTATGGTTGACCCAACTACAGCGATTAAGTTTGGTCGCCAAATTGGTGCGCAGTTTATGCTTTATGGCAACTTATCTAGCATAGTTAAGCAAGATGGCAGCACCAAAGATGTGTACTACAAAATGACCATGCGTTTAATGGACTTGGAAACAGGTTTAATTGAATGGTCTGATGAAAAAGAAATTCGTAAAACTAAGTCTAAGTCTTTCTTAGGTATGTAA
- a CDS encoding response regulator, which translates to MGKPYSVLVVDDHPLLRRGICQLITSDGDFTLFGEVGTGLDALTALSANEPDIILLDLNMKGMSGLDTLNAMRQEGVTARIVILTVSDAKQDVIRLLRAGADGYLLKDTEPELLLEQLKKAMSGHRVISAEVEAYLYELKTAPDDNGWIESLTPRELQILQELAEGKSNRVISEDLHISEGTVKVHVKNLLRKANAKSRTEMAVRYLNQ; encoded by the coding sequence ATGGGTAAGCCATATTCAGTACTCGTTGTCGACGATCACCCCTTACTTCGTCGTGGTATTTGCCAACTCATTACCTCTGATGGAGATTTTACTCTATTCGGTGAAGTCGGTACCGGTTTAGATGCGTTAACTGCATTAAGCGCTAATGAACCTGACATTATTTTATTAGACTTAAACATGAAGGGTATGTCGGGGTTAGATACCTTAAATGCCATGCGTCAGGAAGGGGTGACAGCTCGCATCGTTATTTTGACAGTATCAGATGCGAAACAAGATGTTATTCGTCTACTTCGTGCTGGTGCTGATGGATATTTATTAAAAGACACTGAGCCAGAGTTACTGTTGGAACAGCTTAAAAAGGCCATGTCCGGCCACCGCGTGATCAGCGCAGAAGTTGAGGCCTATCTATACGAATTGAAGACCGCACCGGATGATAATGGATGGATTGAAAGCCTCACCCCACGAGAGCTGCAAATCTTACAGGAATTGGCCGAAGGCAAAAGTAATAGAGTGATTTCAGAAGACTTGCATATCAGCGAAGGCACAGTAAAAGTGCATGTTAAAAACTTGCTCCGTAAAGCGAATGCTAAATCACGTACTGAGATGGCGGTAAGGTACTTAAACCAATAA
- a CDS encoding P-II family nitrogen regulator, which produces MKLVSAIIKPFKLDDVREAIAGMGIEGMTVTEVKGFGRQKGHTELYRGAEYQVDFLPKVKLEIATKEENLDMLIEAITTAAHTGKIGDGKIFVTNLEQAVRIRTGEVDNEAL; this is translated from the coding sequence ATGAAACTCGTCAGCGCAATCATCAAACCATTTAAATTGGATGATGTCCGTGAAGCAATAGCTGGTATGGGCATTGAGGGTATGACAGTTACTGAGGTAAAAGGTTTTGGTCGTCAAAAAGGTCACACTGAGCTTTATCGTGGTGCTGAATATCAAGTGGATTTTTTACCTAAAGTAAAATTAGAAATAGCCACTAAAGAAGAAAACCTAGATATGTTAATTGAGGCTATTACCACTGCAGCGCATACCGGCAAAATTGGTGACGGTAAGATTTTTGTAACTAATTTAGAACAAGCCGTGCGTATTCGTACCGGTGAAGTTGATAACGAAGCATTATAA
- a CDS encoding COG3014 family protein, producing the protein MKLNAFLIPRSTIISILMCLTLSGCAFNSIFINYPSQITPYKQQINSPSPSLDLDDIANEIDSNDGLLYAQESGRLAQINGSFEQSKHYYQQAIEAYKAFDDKAKISVTDMGSKASSLLLNDNAIPYRGPGYERIMLHQYQALNYLFSGDSQGAMVELRRSNELQSSEQARYQKSQKSVQAMANGTIDAEVNKLGQSAGTVTSSFLNAYSYYTTGLLYELLGEPNDAYIDYRKAAQISPNNKYLQQDLVRLAKQLSMQQYDDFSRRWGDAVLATPKQGQVVFLIERGFVPEKQSLTVPFTIDGNWQTVSLATYQPAMNNSAPVSIQGLGSALKAETIANIDALAINALKEDLPAALLRQALRVYAKAEMAQSVRSESKRRNDQIDAGVIAMQIFNVITEQADRRSWLTLPNQAQIARQYVDPGEYEISLGHTQNTKIEIKSDKTTLIWVIDTGNRTRFYSIIL; encoded by the coding sequence ATGAAACTGAATGCTTTCTTGATACCACGTTCAACCATTATCAGTATCTTGATGTGTTTGACTCTATCAGGCTGTGCGTTCAACAGTATATTCATTAATTATCCATCACAAATAACCCCTTACAAACAACAAATCAACAGCCCTAGCCCATCACTTGACCTTGATGATATTGCTAATGAAATCGACTCTAATGACGGCTTACTATATGCACAGGAATCTGGACGTTTAGCGCAAATCAATGGCAGTTTTGAACAAAGTAAACACTATTACCAACAAGCGATAGAAGCTTATAAAGCCTTTGATGATAAAGCTAAAATCAGCGTCACTGACATGGGCTCCAAAGCCAGTAGTTTATTATTAAACGATAATGCTATTCCCTATCGCGGCCCAGGCTATGAACGGATTATGCTGCACCAGTACCAAGCCTTAAACTACCTGTTTTCAGGTGATTCACAGGGCGCAATGGTAGAATTAAGACGCAGTAATGAATTGCAAAGCAGTGAGCAAGCTCGCTACCAAAAGTCACAAAAATCAGTCCAGGCGATGGCAAACGGCACAATAGACGCTGAAGTAAACAAGTTAGGCCAATCAGCCGGAACAGTAACCAGCTCATTTTTAAATGCATACAGTTATTACACCACAGGTTTGCTTTACGAATTACTCGGTGAGCCCAACGACGCCTATATTGATTACCGTAAAGCAGCTCAAATATCACCTAATAATAAATACTTACAACAGGATTTAGTTAGACTGGCTAAGCAACTTTCGATGCAACAATATGACGACTTTTCACGCCGTTGGGGCGATGCAGTTTTAGCCACCCCAAAACAAGGCCAAGTGGTGTTTTTGATTGAGCGTGGTTTTGTGCCTGAAAAGCAAAGTCTGACCGTACCCTTTACCATCGATGGTAACTGGCAAACCGTGTCACTGGCGACATATCAACCTGCAATGAATAATAGCGCGCCGGTCTCTATTCAGGGACTTGGCAGCGCCCTTAAAGCTGAAACGATAGCCAATATTGACGCGCTGGCAATTAATGCGTTAAAAGAAGACTTACCCGCAGCATTGTTGAGGCAGGCGCTAAGGGTTTATGCTAAAGCTGAAATGGCACAAAGCGTACGCAGTGAAAGTAAGCGCCGTAACGACCAAATTGATGCTGGCGTGATTGCAATGCAAATTTTTAATGTCATTACAGAACAAGCTGATCGCAGAAGCTGGTTAACCCTGCCTAATCAGGCACAAATTGCTCGACAATATGTTGACCCAGGCGAGTATGAAATTAGCCTAGGTCATACACAAAATACTAAAATTGAGATTAAATCAGATAAAACTACATTAATTTGGGTTATAGATACTGGTAATCGTACCCGTTTTTATTCGATAATCCTGTAA
- a CDS encoding WD40 repeat domain-containing protein codes for MLRVLLLVFCSILLIACQPKADNTVVLTKDASYHATLSQDSQYALISTANNGVQFWSLADKVLKYQWVHGASNSSNVFDTAISTNNAYAATLSSDSVVIWNIDTGRSIGWWTLPAYSQSVAIANNGHALIGLADGSVMSLQPDNQGLIQFLGHQEKVNSVSISDDGLVALSGGNDGQIRLWQTQTGQPLQQWQLDSRITKVLLSGDGTLSFAGDITGNAAIWQSSSGKKISALLIERRQMNVSSARFVSQNTQLLTGTPSKEIFLWQVDSGERLQRWQVEVTKNSQNRGAVVYSVAQPSTGKVMSVSSQGLLEAWDL; via the coding sequence ATGTTACGTGTTTTACTGCTTGTTTTTTGCTCTATTTTATTGATTGCTTGCCAACCTAAAGCTGACAACACAGTGGTATTAACTAAAGATGCAAGTTACCACGCCACCTTATCCCAAGATAGTCAATATGCATTAATCAGTACCGCCAATAATGGCGTACAGTTTTGGTCACTTGCTGACAAGGTGCTCAAGTATCAATGGGTACACGGTGCAAGTAATAGCAGTAATGTATTTGATACTGCCATTTCCACTAACAATGCCTACGCCGCCACTTTATCCAGCGATTCTGTGGTTATATGGAATATAGATACTGGTCGCTCTATCGGCTGGTGGACATTACCTGCTTACTCTCAAAGTGTCGCTATTGCTAACAATGGTCATGCATTAATCGGTTTAGCTGATGGCTCTGTCATGTCGCTTCAACCGGATAACCAAGGATTAATCCAGTTTTTGGGACATCAGGAAAAAGTGAATAGCGTGTCTATTTCTGATGATGGATTAGTTGCCTTAAGTGGTGGCAATGATGGACAAATCCGTTTATGGCAAACACAAACAGGCCAGCCTTTACAGCAATGGCAATTAGATTCAAGAATTACTAAAGTATTATTAAGTGGTGATGGCACCTTAAGCTTTGCGGGTGATATCACTGGTAATGCAGCAATTTGGCAATCAAGCTCAGGCAAAAAAATCAGTGCACTGTTAATCGAACGTCGCCAAATGAATGTGTCTAGCGCACGCTTTGTTAGCCAAAATACTCAGCTGCTCACCGGCACACCGTCTAAAGAAATATTTTTATGGCAAGTCGACTCTGGTGAACGCCTGCAAAGATGGCAAGTTGAGGTGACTAAAAACAGCCAAAATAGAGGCGCTGTAGTATACTCTGTCGCCCAGCCCAGCACTGGCAAAGTAATGAGTGTTAGCAGCCAAGGTTTATTAGAAGCCTGGGATTTATAA
- the nrfA gene encoding ammonia-forming nitrite reductase cytochrome c552 subunit, producing the protein MNVTHTVLSAVIVTSFLAAGAIASDKTEPRSEVYKDKYSAQYESWHDTSESKEIVDMLEEVPSLVVLWAGYGFAKDYNAPRGHHYAVTDVTNTLRTGAPKNAEDGPMPMACWSCKSPDVPRVIEEQGEDGYFAGKWAKGGPEIVNTIGCSDCHEKGSPKLRISRPYVDRALDAIGTPFDKASRKDKQSMVCAQCHVEYYFEKTADKPGFVKFPWDMGTTVEQMEVYYDNMEFSDWTHAVSRTPMLKAQHPGYETWKAGVHGKNNVTCIDCHMPKVAKANGKGKFTDHKVGNPFDRFDETCATCHNQSKEFMVDLTNERKQKVGELKASAEAQLVKAHFEAKAAWDAGATEAEMKPILMDIRHSQWRWDFATASHGVAAHAADEALRILGTAVDKAANARIKLAHLLAAKGVKQPIAYPDTSTKAKAQAALGMDMKTMNAEKEAFKKNLVPKWQEEAKKREATYK; encoded by the coding sequence ATGAACGTTACACATACTGTATTAAGTGCAGTGATTGTGACCAGCTTTTTAGCTGCTGGTGCAATAGCAAGTGATAAGACTGAACCCCGCAGTGAAGTATATAAAGATAAGTATTCTGCTCAGTATGAGTCTTGGCATGATACCAGTGAAAGTAAAGAAATTGTTGATATGTTGGAAGAAGTACCTAGCTTAGTGGTTTTATGGGCAGGTTACGGTTTCGCAAAAGATTATAATGCGCCACGCGGTCACCATTATGCGGTCACTGATGTCACTAACACATTACGTACCGGCGCCCCCAAAAATGCTGAAGACGGCCCAATGCCGATGGCATGTTGGAGCTGTAAAAGTCCTGATGTTCCCCGTGTAATTGAAGAGCAAGGCGAAGATGGCTATTTCGCGGGCAAATGGGCTAAAGGTGGACCTGAAATTGTTAACACAATCGGTTGTAGTGACTGTCATGAAAAAGGTTCACCTAAATTACGCATCTCTCGTCCATATGTCGATCGTGCATTAGATGCAATTGGCACACCTTTTGATAAAGCGTCACGTAAAGATAAGCAATCTATGGTTTGTGCGCAGTGCCATGTAGAGTACTACTTCGAGAAAACAGCAGATAAACCTGGTTTTGTGAAGTTCCCATGGGATATGGGAACCACAGTTGAGCAAATGGAGGTTTACTACGACAATATGGAGTTCTCTGATTGGACCCATGCTGTATCTCGAACTCCTATGCTTAAAGCACAGCACCCAGGTTATGAAACTTGGAAAGCAGGTGTGCACGGTAAAAACAACGTAACCTGTATAGATTGTCATATGCCTAAAGTGGCTAAAGCAAATGGTAAAGGTAAGTTTACCGATCACAAAGTGGGTAATCCGTTCGACCGTTTTGATGAAACCTGTGCTACCTGCCATAACCAAAGCAAAGAGTTCATGGTTGATTTAACTAATGAACGCAAGCAAAAAGTAGGTGAACTTAAAGCCAGTGCTGAAGCGCAATTAGTTAAAGCTCACTTTGAAGCAAAAGCGGCTTGGGATGCGGGTGCAACTGAAGCTGAAATGAAGCCCATCCTTATGGATATCCGTCATTCACAGTGGCGCTGGGACTTTGCAACTGCATCGCACGGCGTTGCAGCTCACGCAGCTGATGAAGCATTACGTATTTTAGGCACCGCGGTTGATAAAGCGGCTAATGCTCGTATCAAGCTTGCTCATCTATTGGCGGCTAAAGGTGTTAAGCAACCCATTGCTTATCCTGACACGTCGACTAAAGCAAAAGCACAAGCAGCATTAGGCATGGACATGAAAACAATGAATGCAGAAAAAGAAGCATTCAAGAAAAATCTAGTGCCTAAATGGCAAGAAGAAGCAAAAAAACGCGAAGCGACTTATAAGTAA
- a CDS encoding zinc transporter ZntB, with amino-acid sequence MHKGFIYCLLLTGPNAGQTLSEEQLANWKTEDGLLWVHLKYKSTDARHWLNNQKLEKAERDILLASDTRPRVVHSTNGILLTLRGVNLNPDSAPEDMVSIRIYSEEHRIISTCERQLQSITEIADSIKAVKGPIDSAGFILSVVDHLTQRQVGYINKLEELMDELEERVVTDTNKSLRMDIAELRRQTVVLRRYLAPQREALGKILHESSLLLDQQDKIRLRETQDNLIRVIEDLDAIRDRASVTQEELQSRQAEQLNQRLYFLSLISAIFLPLGFLTGLLGVNIGGIPGAETNWAFAAFCGGLITLIAMQMYLFYRLKWI; translated from the coding sequence ATGCACAAAGGATTTATTTATTGCTTACTGCTAACTGGCCCAAATGCAGGTCAAACACTATCAGAAGAGCAGTTAGCCAATTGGAAGACCGAAGACGGTTTACTTTGGGTGCATTTAAAATATAAATCAACCGATGCCCGCCACTGGTTGAATAATCAAAAACTAGAAAAAGCCGAACGAGATATTCTACTGGCTTCAGACACACGCCCTAGGGTGGTGCATTCCACCAATGGAATTCTATTAACATTACGTGGCGTTAACCTTAACCCAGACTCAGCGCCGGAGGACATGGTTTCAATACGTATCTATAGCGAAGAACATCGGATAATTTCGACTTGTGAGCGCCAATTACAATCAATTACAGAAATAGCCGATAGCATTAAAGCAGTCAAAGGCCCTATTGATAGTGCTGGGTTTATTTTATCGGTTGTCGATCACCTTACACAACGTCAAGTGGGATACATTAATAAACTTGAAGAACTGATGGATGAATTAGAAGAGCGGGTTGTGACCGACACCAATAAATCATTGCGAATGGATATTGCTGAATTACGCCGTCAAACCGTTGTATTACGAAGATACCTTGCACCACAACGCGAGGCTCTAGGTAAAATTTTGCATGAAAGCAGTCTGCTACTTGATCAGCAGGATAAAATTCGTTTACGGGAAACTCAGGATAACCTGATAAGAGTGATAGAAGACTTAGATGCTATTCGCGATCGCGCTAGTGTTACCCAGGAAGAGCTTCAATCCCGACAAGCTGAGCAGCTCAATCAACGCTTGTATTTCCTATCACTTATTTCAGCGATTTTTTTACCACTGGGATTTTTAACCGGTTTACTCGGGGTCAACATCGGCGGTATTCCTGGAGCGGAAACAAATTGGGCATTTGCTGCATTTTGTGGCGGATTAATTACCTTAATCGCAATGCAAATGTACTTATTTTATCGCTTAAAATGGATTTAA
- a CDS encoding SlyX family protein — protein MEQLLTKIDDLETKMAFQEITLEELNQEVIKLNDIVSRQQHQIMLMVNKLHAIEPSNMASHADETPPPHY, from the coding sequence ATGGAACAGTTGTTAACGAAAATTGATGATTTAGAAACTAAGATGGCGTTTCAAGAAATTACGTTGGAAGAATTGAATCAAGAAGTGATTAAGCTAAATGATATTGTATCGCGCCAGCAACATCAAATTATGCTAATGGTTAATAAATTACATGCGATTGAACCCAGTAATATGGCCAGTCACGCAGATGAAACACCGCCGCCACATTACTAA